The Manihot esculenta cultivar AM560-2 chromosome 11, M.esculenta_v8, whole genome shotgun sequence genome includes a region encoding these proteins:
- the LOC110626012 gene encoding extensin-2-like, with product MTSSGGGPTRGRLWPQLAFALAVVLVSSCVSSVYGDAYPYSSPPPPPYEYKSPPPPSPSPPPPYEYKSPPPPSPKPHYEYKSPPPPSPSPPPPYEYKSPPPPSPSPPPPYEYKSPPPPPPSPKPHYEYKSPPPPSPSPPPPYEYKSPPPPPYEYKSPPPPPPSPKPHYEYKSPPPPSPSPPPPYEYKSPPPPSPKPHYEYKSPPPPSPSPPPPYEYKSPPPPSPKPHYEYKSPPPPSPSPPPPYEYKSPPPPSPSPPPPYEYKSPPPPSPKPHYEYKSPPPPSPSPPPPYEYKSPPPPSPSPPPPYEYKSPPPPSPKPHYEYKSPPPPSPSPPPPYYYKSPPPPSPSPPPPYYYKSPPPPVHSPPPPYYYKSPPPPSPSPPPPYYYKSPPPPSPSPPPPYYYKSPPPPSPSPPPPYYYKSPPPPEKSPAPEPYYYKSPPPPSPSPPPPYYYKSPPPPSPSPPPPYYYKSPPPPSPSPPPPYYYKSPPPPSPSPPPPYYYKSPPPPSPSPPPPYYYKSPPPPSPSPPPPYYYKSPPPPEKSPAPEPYYYKSPPPPSPSPPPPYYYKSPPPPSPSPPPPYYYKSPPPPSPSPPPPYYYKSPPPPSPSPPPPYYYKSPPPPKKSPAPVPYYYKSPPPPSPSPPPPYYYKSPPPPKAYPPPYYYSSPPPPPKAYPPPYYYTSPPPPKSPAPTPYYYPSPPPPKAHPPPYYYTSPPPPVPYPHPSPHPHHFVVKVVGKVYCYRCYDWDYPEKSHDKKHLKGAVVEVTCKTGEKEIKAYGKTKINGKYSITVEGFAYGKYGAEACKAKLHKAPEGSPCNIPTNLHWGKKGAKLKVKSKTKYEVVLYAKPFAYAPKTPYEECEKPKPKPTPAPYYYTSPPPPPYYYKSPPPPSPSPPPPYYYKSPPPPSPSPPPPYYYKSPPPPSPSPPPPYYYKSPPPPSPSPPPPYYYKSPPPPSPSPPPPYYYKSPPPPSPSPPPPYYYKSPPPPTKSPAPEPYYYKSPPPPSPSPPPPYYYKSPPPPSPSPPPPYYYKSPPPPSPSPPPPYYYKSPPPPSPSPPPPYYYHSPPPPVKSPPPPYYYHSPPPPVKSPPPPYYYHSPPPPVKSPPPPYYYHSPPPPIKSPPPPYYYHSPPPPVKSPPPPYYYHSPPPPVKSPPPPYYYHSPPPPVKSPPPPYYYHSPPPPVKSPPPPYYYHSPPPPVKSPPPPYYYHSPPPPVKSPPPPYYYHSPPPPVKSPPPPYYYHSPPPPVKSPPPPVYIYASPPPPPPTHY from the exons ATGACCAGTTCTGGTGGCGGCCCCACTAGGGGCCGTCTATGGCCTCAATTGGCCTTCGCATTGGCTGTGGTTCTTGTTTCAAGCTGTGTAAGTTCAGTTTATGGTGATGCTTATCCAtactcttctcctcctcctccaccttaTGAGTACAAGTCACCACCACCCCCATCTCCTTCTCCACCACCTCCTTATGAGTACAAATCTCCACCACCACCATCTCCTAAACCTCACTATGAATACAAGTCTCCTCCACCACCATCTCCTTCTCCACCACCTCCTTATGAGTATAAATCCCCACCACCACCATCTCCTTCTCCACCACCTCCTTATGAGTATAaatctccaccaccaccaccaccatctCCTAAACCTCACTATGAGTACAAGTCTCCTCCACCACCATCTCCTTCTCCACCACCTCCTTATGAGTATAAAtccccaccaccacctccttaTGAGTATAaatctccaccaccaccaccaccatctCCTAAACCTCACTATGAGTACAAGTCTCCTCCACCACCATCTCCTTCTCCACCACCTCCTTATGAGTATAAGTCTCCACCTCCACCATCTCCTAAACCTCACTATGAGTACAAGTCTCCTCCACCACCATCTCCATCTCCACCACCTCCTTATGAGTATAAGTCTCCACCTCCCCCATCTCCTAAACCTCACTATGAGTATAAGTCTCCTCCACCACCATCTCCATCTCCACCACCTCCTTATGAGTACAAGTCTCCACCTCCACCATCTCCTTCTCCACCACCACCTTATGAGTACAAGTCTCCACCTCCGCCATCTCCTAAGCCTCATTATGAGTACAAGTCTCCTCCACCACCCTCTCCATCTCCACCACCTCCTTATGAGTACAAATCTCCACCACCACCCTCACCTTCTCCACCACCACCTTATGAGTACAAATCTCCACCACCACCATCTCCTAAGCCTCATTATGAATACAAGTCACCACCACCTCCATCTCCATCACCTCCTCCACCCTATTATTATAAATCTCCTCCACCTCCTTCACCATCACCACCACCTCCCTACTATTACAAATCTCCTCCCCCACCAGTACATTCTCCTCCTCCACCTTATTATTATAAGTCACCACCACCACCTTCACcctcaccaccaccaccatacTATTACAAATCTCCACCACCTCCTTCACCTTCACCCCCACCACCTTATTACTATAAATCTCCACCACCACCCTCAccatctcctccaccaccataTTATTATAAATCTCCTCCACCACCTGAAAAATCACCAGCTCCTGAACCATATTACTATAAGTCCCCACCACCACCTTCAccatctcctccaccaccataCTACTATAAGTCTCCACCACCTCCTTCAccatctcctccaccaccataCTACTATAAGTCTCCACCACCTCCTTCAccatctcctccaccaccataCTACTATAAGTCTCCACCACCTCCTTCAccatctcctccaccaccataCTACTATAAGTCGCCACCTCCACCTTCACCATCTCCTCCCCCTCCATATTACTACAAGTCCCCACCACCTCCGTCTCCATCTCCCCCACCACCATACTACTATAAATCTCCTCCACCTCCTGAAAAATCACCAGCTCCAGAGCCATATTACTACAAGTCTCCACCACCACCTTCAccttctcctcctccaccaTACTACTACAAGTCTCCACCACCTCCTTCAccatctcctccaccaccataCTACTATAAGTCACCACCTCCACCTTCACCATCTCCTCCCCCTCCATACTACTACAAGtctccaccaccaccatcacCATCTCCCCCACCACCATACTACTATAAATCTCCTCCACCTCCTAAAAAATCACCAGCACCAGTGCCATACTACTACAAGTCCCCACCACCACCTTCACCATCTCCTCCCCCTCCTTATTACTATAAGTCACCACCACCACCTAAGGCCTATCCCCCTCCATACTACTACTcttctccaccaccaccacctaagGCCTATCCTCCACCATACTACTACACTTCTCCACCACCCCCAAAATCACCAGCACCAACACCTTATTATTACCCTTCTCCACCACCACCTAAGGCTCATCCTCCGCCTTACTACTATACTTCTCCACCACCACCTGTTCCTTATCCTCACCCGTCTCCACATCCCCATCATTTCGTCGTAAAGGTGGTAGGAAAGGTCTATTGCTACAGATGCTATGACTGGGATTATCCTGAAAAATCACATGACAAGAAGCATCTCAAAG GTGCCGTAGTGGAGGTAACATGCAAGACAGGTGAAAAGGAGATCAAGGCTTATGGTAAAACCAAGATCAACGGTAAATACAGTATCACCGTTGAGGGCTTTGCGTATGGCAAATATGGAGCCGAGGCTTGCAAGGCTAAGCTCCATAAGGCACCCGAAGGCTCACCATGCAACATACCAACTAACCTCCACTGGGGCAAGAAGGGTGCCAAGCTCAAGGTGAAGTCCAAGACAAAGTATGAAGTTGTCCTCTATGCTAAGCCATTTGCTTATGCTCCTAAGACTCCTTATGAAGAGTGTGAGAAGCCCAAGCCTAAGCCTACACCTGCTCCTTACTATTACActtctccaccaccaccaccatatTATTACaaatcaccaccaccaccatctCCATCCCCACCACCTCCATACTACTACAAGTCTCCCCCTCCACCATCTCCATCTCCTCCTCCACCTTACTACTATAAGTCACCACCTCCCCCTTCTCCATCACCACCACCCCCATACTACTATAAatctcctcctccaccatcaccaTCTCCTCCTCCACCCTACTACTACAAATCTCCTCCACCCCCATCTCCCTCACCACCTCCTCCATATTACTACAAatctcctcctccaccatccCCATCTCCTCCTCCACCCTATTACTACAAGTCACCACCACCCCCTACAAAGTCACCTGCACCAGAACCATATTACTATAAGtctccaccaccaccatcaccatctccaccacctcCTTACTATTATAAAtctccaccaccaccatcacCATCACCTCCTCCTCCATACTACTATAagtccccacctccaccatctccatcacctccacctccctactACTACAAATCTCCTCCACCACCGTCTCCATCTCCTCCTCCCCCATACTACTACcactcaccaccaccaccagtgaaATCTCCCCCTCCCCCATACTACTACCACTCGCCACCACCTCCTGTGAAATCACCTCCTCCTCCATACTACTACCactcaccaccacctcctgtGAAATCACCTCCTCCTCCATACTATTACCACTCACCACCTCCTCCAATAAAATCACCTCCTCCTCCATACTACTACCACTCACCACCACCACCCGTGAAATCACCTCCTCCCCCATACTACTACCACTCGCCTCCTCCTCCAGTGAAATCACCACCTCCTCCATATTATTACCACTCACCACCTCCTCCAGTAAAATCACCTCCTCCTCCATACTACTACcactcaccaccaccacctgtgaAATCACCTCCTCCCCCATACTACTACCACTCGCCTCCTCCTCCAGTGAAATCACCACCTCCTCCATACTACTATCattcaccaccaccaccagtgaaATCACCTCCTCCTCCATACTACTATCattcaccaccaccaccagtgaaATCACCTCCTCCTCCATACTACTACCactcaccaccacctcctgtAAAATCACCTCCTCCCCCAGTTTACATTTACGcctcaccaccaccaccaccaccaactCACTACTAG